In Turicibacter sanguinis, a genomic segment contains:
- a CDS encoding carbohydrate ABC transporter permease, whose protein sequence is MEALKKSKAMKVGGTQKEKGMSRKGKDRLFIAVCVLPAVLLFSLFILYPMAKGFMMSFYQYSGLGGEATFIGLKNFQTLFADPIFLTAMKNMVFVLVFFPLMTMVLAMLFAVMLTQGRLHQFEQKFFKMIIFFPNILSMVVIGVLFLYLYDYNLGLLNGFLDVVGFEVLKQTWLGQKSTVLWCLVATMVWQATGYYMVMYIAGINQIPVDLYEAADIDGASKRVQFFKITLPLLWQILRVTLVFFITGAFNLTFTFVTVMTSGGPNNASQVPLTYMYSQAFSNANYGYAMAIAVVVFILAITLSFMIQKLTDKDAIEF, encoded by the coding sequence GCAATGAAAGTTGGGGGGACACAAAAAGAAAAAGGGATGAGCCGTAAAGGGAAAGATCGGTTGTTTATTGCGGTTTGTGTTTTACCTGCTGTGTTGTTATTTAGTTTATTTATTTTATATCCGATGGCAAAAGGATTTATGATGTCTTTTTATCAATATAGTGGACTCGGGGGGGAAGCAACGTTTATCGGGCTAAAAAATTTTCAAACGTTATTTGCGGATCCAATCTTTCTCACTGCTATGAAAAACATGGTGTTTGTACTGGTATTCTTCCCATTAATGACAATGGTGCTCGCCATGTTATTTGCAGTAATGTTAACTCAGGGAAGACTTCATCAGTTTGAGCAGAAGTTTTTTAAAATGATTATTTTCTTTCCTAATATTTTATCAATGGTTGTGATTGGGGTGTTATTCCTTTATTTATACGACTATAATTTAGGATTACTTAATGGATTTTTAGATGTGGTGGGATTTGAGGTCTTAAAGCAGACGTGGCTTGGACAAAAGAGCACCGTACTGTGGTGCTTAGTTGCGACGATGGTTTGGCAAGCCACGGGTTATTACATGGTGATGTATATTGCAGGGATTAATCAAATTCCAGTCGATTTATATGAAGCGGCTGATATTGATGGTGCTAGCAAACGCGTCCAATTTTTCAAAATCACGCTTCCTTTACTTTGGCAAATCTTACGTGTCACCTTAGTGTTCTTTATTACAGGGGCATTTAACTTAACGTTCACATTTGTGACGGTAATGACAAGTGGTGGACCGAATAATGCCTCACAAGTTCCACTGACTTACATGTATTCACAGGCGTTCTCGAATGCGAATTACGGTTATGCGATGGCGATTGCAGTGGTGGTGTTTATTTTAGCGATTACGTTGTCATTCATGATTCAAAAATTAACAGATAAAGATGCGATTGAATTTTAA
- a CDS encoding carbohydrate ABC transporter permease: MKKFLSGTVLRLILWLVSILIIIPLGWTIVQSFKTTQEFFGDVWALPASLHIENYANAWSTANMGSYFFNSILVSVMGVLFSLCLAVPAAYCLSRYRFFASKFIMFVFSAGLFIQATYVLVPLFSLLKDLNLLDNLVVLALIYATSSLPFTIFLLSSFIRGVSRSYEEAAVMDGANRFQIMTKVIMPLIQPGIVTIVIFNFMAYWNEFPMAFTFILDDAKKTLPIGLQNLMEVQRFSTDWGALFAGMVIVLIPIVIIYAILNEKLTEGVNVGGIKG; the protein is encoded by the coding sequence ATGAAAAAGTTTTTATCGGGAACAGTACTTCGATTGATTTTATGGTTGGTGTCAATTTTAATTATTATTCCACTCGGATGGACTATTGTTCAATCGTTTAAAACGACACAGGAATTTTTCGGGGATGTTTGGGCGCTTCCAGCGTCACTCCATATTGAAAATTATGCGAATGCTTGGTCAACCGCCAACATGGGGTCGTATTTTTTTAACTCCATTTTGGTGAGTGTCATGGGGGTTTTATTCTCACTTTGCTTAGCCGTACCGGCTGCTTACTGTTTGTCACGCTATCGATTCTTTGCTTCAAAATTCATAATGTTTGTATTTAGCGCTGGTTTATTTATTCAAGCAACGTATGTGTTAGTTCCATTATTCTCATTATTAAAAGATTTAAATTTACTTGATAACTTAGTCGTTTTAGCCCTTATTTATGCGACTTCAAGTTTGCCATTTACGATTTTCTTGTTATCAAGCTTTATTCGAGGTGTGTCAAGAAGTTATGAAGAAGCAGCAGTGATGGATGGAGCCAATCGTTTCCAAATCATGACGAAAGTGATTATGCCACTCATTCAACCAGGAATCGTCACAATTGTTATTTTTAACTTTATGGCTTATTGGAACGAGTTCCCGATGGCATTTACGTTTATTTTAGATGACGCCAAAAAGACGTTACCAATTGGGCTTCAAAATTTAATGGAAGTTCAACGATTCTCAACAGACTGGGGAGCTTTATTTGCGGGGATGGTCATTGTATTAATTCCAATTGTGATTATCTATGCGATTTTAAATGAAAAATTAACTGAAGGTGTTAATGTCGGTGGAATTAAAGGATAA